A window of the Diceros bicornis minor isolate mBicDic1 chromosome 30, mDicBic1.mat.cur, whole genome shotgun sequence genome harbors these coding sequences:
- the LOC131394581 gene encoding olfactory receptor 2M4, whose protein sequence is MVWRNQTFNFDFILLGIFNHSPTHIFLFSLVLGIFTVAFMGNTAMVLLIYLDSQLHTPMYFLLSQLSLMDLMLVSTTVPKMAVSYLSGRKSISVAGCGLQILLYVSLLGAECFLLAVMAYDRYVAVCHPLQYTILMNQKVCVRMTVASWILGSLDGIIVLAAALSFSYCSSLEIHHFFCDVAALFPLSCTDTSAFERLLFICCVVMLIFPVSAIIISYSGVLRAVIRMGSGESRHKAFTTCSSHLSVVGLYYGAAMFMYMRPASIHTPDQDKMVSAFYTIITPMLNPLIYSLRNREVSRGLLKLLRKRKLI, encoded by the coding sequence ATGGTGTGGAGAAACCAGACCTTCAACTTTGACTTCATCCTGCTAGGAATCTTCAATCACAGCCCCACCcacatcttcctcttctctctggtcTTGGGCATCTTCACAGTGGCCTTCATGGGAAACACAGCCATGGTTCTTCTCATCTACCTGGACTCTCAGCTCCACACACCCATGTACTTCCTCCTCAGCCAACTCTCCCTCATGGACCTCATGCTCGTCTCCACCACCGTACCCAAGATGGCTGTCAGCTACTTGTCTGGCAGGAAATCCATCTCTGTAGCAGGTTGTGGACTCCAGATACTCTTATATGTGTCCCTACTTGGAGCTGAATGTTTCCTGTTGGCTgtcatggcctatgaccgctatgtggctGTATGCCACCCTCTTCAATACACAATTCTTATGAATCAGAAGGTCTGTGTCCGCATGACTGTTGCTTCCTGGATCTTGGGGTCTCTTGATGGTATCATTGTTCTTGCAGCAGCCTTGTCATTCTCTTACTGCAGCTCCCTGGAAATTCATCACTTTTTCTGTGATGTTGCTGCCCTATTCCCTCTCTCTTGTACAGACACCTCTGCATTTGAAAGACTACTTTTCATCTGCTGTGTGGTGATGCTGATCTTCCCAGTCTCAGCGATTATCATTTCCTATTCAGGAGTTCTTCGAGCTGTCATCCGCATGGGCTCTGGGGAAAGTCGCCACAAAGCCTTCACCACCTGCTCTTCCCACCTGTCTGTGGTTGGACTCTACTATGGGGCTGCCATGTTCATGTACATGAGACCAGCCTCTATCCATACACCAGACCAGGACAAGATGGTGTCAGCCTTCTACACCATCATCACTCCCATGCTGAACCCTCTGATCTACAGCCTCCGCAACAGAGAAGTATCCAGGGGACTTCTGAAACTattgaggaaaagaaagttaATATAA